The following nucleotide sequence is from Aspergillus nidulans FGSC A4 chromosome I.
ACAACAGAATAGCTAAATCGGTCCAATTGAATGGTGTCTATCGTATTGATTGACGCCACGAAGTCGTGATATGTATTTGGTTCACATTTAAATGCTCTGCTACGAGACAACCTGACAATTATGGTTTGATATGAACATCTCAGCGCGGTACGGTAATGTCTGCTCCAATAGAAGGGCCCTTCTGACACTCCTTCTATAGCCGCACTGCTGGGGACGAGAAAAGGGCCGCCGTTGGCACTGCCAACTGGACgcgcttgctgcagctgaaCGATAACATTTTGCTGGGATCCCAGCGTCCGTTTCGTACCGCTGGTGGACGTCCCAAACCCCCACTATCAGCCATGCCAGGCGAGATCCATCTGAAGTCTTTCCAAGCATCTGGAACGCATCAATTGATACAGACGCAAGCCACCTCACTTTGCACAGAATGTGGAGATTCGTATCAGCAGTATTAAGGGTCAAACGCGTCCCTTGCTCTATAATGGGTTGGCAAGCCTCATCTACTTCAAACGCGTCGGTGGACTCTTCACCACCAACGTACCCGCATAGCCATTGTACTATTACCAATCGTTGCAGTCGAGCATCAAACGCGTGGATGCAGGGGAAGGTAATGAAATGTGGCTTGCTCTAGTCGGTTTGCTTGGGTTTCTATATGCAAGGGTGTTGATCATCGTCCGCAACCAGGAATTAGCAACCAGCGTACCCAATCTGGGATCAAGCTTCTAGTAAATGTTCGCGAGATAAGACGGTGCTCCTGACTTTCAGTCCGAGTGCTTGGGATATGATATCGACGTGAAGGCGGTTCGAGGACCGAAAAGAGAGAGCATCGTGAAGCTGGACTCTGGAGCTGTAAACAGCCGCATTTATGCATGGAGTATTCGGGAATGAGGGGGCAAGAGTAAGGACGACGGATAATTATTGATTCCTGTTCCTGATTAGTGTTGCTTAAATAGAAATTGATGGGTTTATGGAGCCAACCCGCTATACTAAGGTCGATAGTGCAGTTCTGGCGACCCCTTTTGGCGACGGTCCACCCGACGCGTTGTTAAGGAAAATTAAAGAACCATTCGATTTTCGCCTTGAAGTGGCGGCTAAAGGGTCAGAACTCATTGGCTGCTTATTATTAGTATTTATGGTTCAGGAGCCTCTGTTGTTCTGGCGGgcagagctgcctctcccaTCCACTCGTTTCTTGACGCTCGTTCCTCTCCCCGATCCAATCGTCCATCTCCAACTACCAACTGTCTCGCAGCTATCACACCACCAcgacatcgtcatcaacaCCTAGGAACTCTCCTCTCTTGAATTTTTTACCCCACGCTCGTTCTTCTGTCGTTCATTCCCCGCGTATTGTGCCTTACTGATCGCACTCTTCTCTGAAAACGAGCTCGGTGAGATTGAGTGACCGCGTCCCAGCATGCttgctcttcatccacgCTCGATTTCTCATATCATTCTTTGCACCGCGCGACCTCCGTCAACCAGTCCTCAGTTTTGAACTCTGAATTCGAGACGTCCTTCTCAAACTCTTCCATTCTGTCCCGAAGCCGATCCCGACCATGGCCAGCCGCGCCAGtccgcctcgtccgccgTTTCAGGCGCCCCCCACGTTGGCCCCGGCCAAAGCATCAGATCGCCTAGCCGTACCTGAATACCACGTTGTGGATCCTTTGCTTGGGAATCTATCTCCAGAATCAACACTCCACGCGTTGTTGTCGATTGATGCCGTTCCGAACAATGAACAAGTCGCCCAAGACATTCTAGCTAAAAGCATTTCCAAGGCCTCGTCAGCGGAACGAGCACTCGGGATACGCGCTGCAGTAGCCGCTCAAAAGCTTGGAGAATGGTATAAAGAAGTGCAATCATGGCCGTGGCCGAAACGGCCGCATATTGGGCTTGGAAAGGGGTTTGTCCCTCCTTCCGGCGAGGACGATACCAGATACTGGGGAAGCCTGCCGTCCACCGTGGTTGAGGAACGTGAAAAGCGTATCGAAGAGATCCGTGACGGAATGGAAGAGTTGGAAGTCGAAGAACTGAAGGAGCACGTTCTCAATGCCCACATTCCAGGCCGGTCTCGGCCTTCATCAGCTAATAGCACCATGTCCGTGCCTCCGCCGCTCAGCTATGTTCAGCTGAGTGACTTTACTGCCGTCATTACTGCAACTATTCTTCGAACGCTGCCGCTCCTATCCCGCTTGACTTCCCTACTGTCTACATGGCATGCGCGACTAGTAGTTTCCAGGCAAATACCTGGGTTGTTACGAGACTTGCGGTTCGCTAAATCTGAAGTCAAAGCAGCTTTCGATCTGTTGAAATCTTCAACTCCTCCGACCGAGAAGGATTACTTATACTGCATCACTAATTACCATGCTAAGCGGGCCGCTCTCGAGTCGATTGTGTTATCGGCGGGCCGGCGCATGGACCGTATTCTCGATTTGCTGGAAGGCCGTGAGGATTCCTTACCTGAGAACTGGATTGATGACCTAgaggctgttgaggcggAATTTGCCTCCTGGGTCATGCATGCTGAGAAGCGTACTGTTGAGAATGAATGGCGTCGACAGTCAGCTCGCCCAATGGAAAccattgttgaagaggttgGCAGTCCTTTACCCCAATTACCCCAAGACCCGCTTTCCCAGCAAGCTGGTAATATCAAAGCCGTGGCCGCCGTGAAACCAGAAACCAGAGCCAGCCCGCCTTCGCCTTCCCCATATCCGTCGGGTTCAGTTGACAAGTGTGAAGTTTTGGAGGTGCCGGCCATTGAACTGGGTACAGCGCGCGAAACCGTATCTGAGAATTCTGCCTCCaaagccgctgctgccgcggaTACAGCTTCTGAGACCATGGTTGAAAGCAATTTGAGGCGGAAAACCGGCTGCGTCGAGGCAGTGCCTGAGACCAATGCTGAGTGTGATGTTCGCAATTCCGCCACTCCAGCAGACTCAACACATAAGACCGTGGCCGAGGACGAAGTGACTTCGGGCCCCCGTAACGTCGCCGCGTCTGCCAATGCGGTGCCCGAAGCTGTGGTCGAGAACAACACCTCGCCCCAGGCTTCTACCGAATCAGAAAAGCCGCTATCTCAGGATGTTGCTCTACCAGTGTCTAGCTGGTCACCACGAGCGCCCGAAGAATCTAGGCCTCTTATTACGGCTGTGCCTGATAATGAAATCAAAAACTACACTGTCTTACCACAAACGGCCGAATACTCTGGGCCTATCGTAACGGCCGCGCCTGATAATGAAACCAAAAACTCCACTGTCGTTGAAACCATAACACCAGGGACTCATACTTCAAACCCATCAACGCGTTGCGCAACACCCCCAGCAGATCATTTAGCATCTCTTCCCAATCTCTTTATGCCCTATGGCAATAGCAAGGCGCCTAGTGATCGACAGCAGTCCGAAGAACCCGAGCAAGATGAGAAAGGCGCAAAGAAGCCCTTGGATAGTCCGATTAAGTTATCAGATAAACAGAAATCTCGTGCGCGGCGGACGTCCAACACATCTGATGGCTCCCTGTCTGATTACCCTTCACTTGTGTCGAGCCCAGAAATGCCGGAGCCACGGACTTCGTCATCGATCTTTGAGACGCCGCCGTATAGACCATCAACTTCTACGCGCCAAAAAGACGACCACGACTTGCACGAAGATCACTTGCTCCACTGGGAGTCTCAAAAGCCTTGCCTTCGGGATGCGTTCGCGCACGGTCGAACGCTCAGTCTACCGCTGCAACGTTTTATAAACGACAGAATTGACGTAAATTACGACAACGGATCCAGCAATGAGGATGAGTCTAGGCCTAAGAAGTCTCAGTCACCAGCTGAAAGACGTCAAAAGTCCAAATCTGCCTCGGCCAGGGCTGAACCTCTCAACAGCGCCACTACAGCTCGTCTCAAAAAGCAGCTGACTGCTCATCCCAGTCTTGAAAGCATTGGTGCCTACAAATCAAAGACACAACCTGGCACCGTGAGGACTTTAGCTGGCAAAACTAAATCTCGGTCATCCTCCGTATCCAAAAAGCCCGTTCGGCCCAAGGATCAAATGGATGAGAAAATAAACTCTATACTCACCTCCCTTCCAGGCAACATCCATCTGGTTTCGGCCGATCAGGACGATGATGCCGTCTCTGTAGCGTCGTCCGTTCCATTTAGGCGGGAGAGGTTGTCATCAAACTCACCTCAGGACACCCCGTCACGCAGCTTCACACCTAATCCATCCCTCACTCTTCGACCGGCGCTCGCTCGTAGGAGACATTCACATGCTCCAGAAGAGAGTTCAGTGAAGCTTTATCATCTACATCGTGGCGGAAAATCTGCGCCTACCAAACTCTTTGTGCGGACAGTTGGCGATGGCGAACGCGTCATGGTGAGGGTCGGTGGTGGATGGGCGGACTTGGCCGAATACTTACGTGAATATGCCATCCACCATGGGTATCGACACGTATCTGAGACGCCTCGTGTTGAAGTCGAAGGCCTTTCGCTGCGCGATTCGCCATCATATTCGCCGCCCTCTAGCCGAGTGCCATCGGGTAGCGCACGTCCTATGCCAGCGCGCCCTCGTTCGGTTCTCAGTAGccgtccttcttcctctttagCCGTCCGGAAAACCAGGCGTTCATCCAACGTCTCTGACTTTGGCGATGTCCGTACAGCCAGTGGAGGTGACGGTCTGAACGTTTCGTTCTCCGCTTTAACCGACAGACGATTGTCCGTCTCGTCTAATGTATCCGCGAGCGCTATGTCGTCCATCAGCGAGCTTCGACATGGATCTCCGAGCGCCCCCGCTATCCCCCTTGGTCTCGCTGGACCGAAGCCACGTGCCAAGCATGCTACCATAAGCCCAGAGAGTGAGGCTTGGGTAGAGGACGTTCTTGGCCAGGCCCGCCGGAGCACTTCGCTCAGGCCGTTCAAATATACCCTGCCGTCTCCAGAGAACAAAGTCGACGGACGCACACCAATGCTACCCAAGTCTAGGAGTATCAGCGATATCGGCAAAGCTGGCTCCAGCAAACGAGTCGTACTGCGTGGCCTGCGATaggccttttttttttttttctttctccctttccttcTAATTCACTGAGTCTTGGTCTGGCTGGTGTCTAAAAGCGTGGTTCTTGTCTTCGAATCCTCGTTGCATTACTTGAGCGTTTTATCCTTATTATTGGCTATTAGCGGGTTTGCATTTTGGCCATACCCATGGACATGGGTTTCGATTTCTGCGCATTTGATTCTGCATTGGCGATACACTCCTAGGGCTCTGTTTATCGGCGGTCCGTTTTGTTTGCATTAAGATACCCTCTGGTAAAGGCTAGATAgtttgtttgtttttctGTTCGTATTATCTGTCTTCGTTTGGGATGAAATGGTTAGACTAGATGCATGCTTGCATTAGGATAGGTATATATAACTCTAGCCAAACTATGTTTGCATTTCATCCTTGCAATCCTTCTGCGACTCCAGGAGCAACTGGGCATTTACACAGGTGCTAAGGTATAATCGCGTAAATGAGCACCCACTGAATAATTGTAGGTATTGAGTGGTTTGCTGGAACAAAGTCATAGCAGCCGCTGCCTATCCAACAACAATGCATACTGCCAGAAAGCGTAAACCAACATAGAAAAGGGTCTGAAAATAAAAAGACCATATCATAACATATTGTAGCCCAGTCTGCCTCATCAAGCTATCCTGCCGTAGTATGTCCTGTCCTGCAGCGACGGTGCAGATAGCTAAAGTGCCTTTCTTACCATATAGTTTTAGGGTTTCGAATTCGAGTGCTGGCTATTCCCATTCCAAAAAACATCTTTCCTGAACAAATCCCTCAACTCTTGGGGTATAATTTTCGCTGCTTCCGGTTTACTACCAGGCCCCGCTTGTGTACTTGAGCTGACACCCGTGCTGGCTGCTAATTGTCGCTCAGGTGATTTTCCCTTTGATgactgaggctgagcaggcGTAggtcgctgagcttgaggcTGCCCCGGCGGCGTAGGGAAATTATTCTTCTTGTCAATGGCTTCAATCTGCCGACCAAAGCGATGAAAGAGAGTTTCTGCGCGGGTGAGGATTGGAATGAGGTCCATGGTGTTGGAGAGTTCGTTGACTATCCCCAGTCGATTAGCGCAGGCCGAACATAGGCCGTCACCTACGTGAGTGAGGTACGtgagatggagagggaaCATACTGTATTTCAAAACCTCATCGAACTGCTTCAAATGATCCATAATGACGTCGCGGTGTTTCTCTAGGATGGCCAGCGCAATAAAGAGGTGGAAATTACTGGTTAAGTAATCCGTCCACAATGTCTCCCAGAGACGGAGGACATCCACCCATTCGAATTCCCGCTTATACCAGACGAGCAGCatgcgaaagaagaagaaaaagtttGTGCTGTCGGCGGATTGGAGATGCAAATAGAGCTGCGGGTCCATAAGCTGGACTAGGTGGTCCAGCGTGAGAAGCTGAGCGCGCATGCCGGACTGATCGCGGAGGAAGTTGCGCTCCTGTAGCATACTGCATTAATATAAAAGATGAGTGAGAGTTGGGGGATTGGAGAGTTTGTACCATCCTATTCATGAAGTTGGCAAAGGCCCAGAATGCAACGGCGTCATCTTGCATCACTGCGTATATGGGTGCGAGGAGATCGCTCATGCCTTGGACGTAGCCGAGGTCGGGGTTGTATTCGTTATATGTTAGGAGCATATCTTTCATTTGCTCGAGGTGCACATTTGTGCCGACGTCTGCGAATGGGGAGTCTGGGTCGGGATGGGGGATGTCTTCGCCTGCGAAGAGAGGGATTGTGCGGTCAGTGCGGTGGACGTCTTTCTCTGCACATTATTAGTAACTGTGCCGTCATTGTATGGAGGAGTTATCGTACCTATCCGATTTCGCTGCTCTTTCCACcactcctgctgctttggGGTGGAGTCGCCCTCAACCATCCGTTCCCACCATGCGCCCTTTAAGCGAATGTATTCGTCGCGTCTGGAGTTCATAAGAGCTTGGCGGTCTTCGCTGTCACTGTCCCATGGATAGACCTCAAGGAGGAAAAGCCATGCTTCCTTGCGCACTCCATCGTTGGGATCTAAGCCGCCATGGAAGATTCTCTCTTTTACTTCATCAACTGTGACTTGCAGTCGGCCAGTCTGTTGATCGAAGAAGCCCTGCCACTCCTTGAGGGTGACCACCTTGCGGCGTTCCTGGAGGGCCATATTCCCCATCTCAGCCTCCAAGATTTCAAAATCTCCCACAGCGCTGTTCTCCATTTCGAGGGTGTCCCTGGCAGTCCATATCCGTCGATTGCGTTCCCGCTCGCTTTGTTCTGAGATGCTCATCGCCCATCGTGCAAGATATATCCTAGCGCTATCGAACTCTTCTTGTAGAGTTTGGATTTCCGGGGTCTTTAAGAGGCGACGGACTTGCGGGGGAATGCGCGGATTCTCGGCTATCTCGTTTGCGGTGCGTCGCGTAAAAGTCGTTATCTTGCTGAGCTGTTCAAGCACCCTCCACCTTGTTTCCTTGATCGCCTTCATGAATGGGTCCATCCCTGCATCGTGCGGTGCAGATTCGTTTTTCCTAGGGGATGGTTTGTCCTGCGATCCCGCCGCCTCGGTGAGCTGTGGTTTTCCAAAAGAaagctggtcttcttcagacgGGTTGATTAGGTAGACTGTATGATCAACGGTCGACCGCTGCACGTCAACGTATTTCCTTAGCCATCGCAAAACCTCGTCTCCACCCCAGAATACACTTCCATCCTCGTCAAAGGGATCAAACGTCTCTCTAGCCCGCTTCTTTTTTTGTAGTATAGTCGACTGGCATTCGCTGTCGTGGAAGAATAGTGCCGGAAAGCTGTCACCTGCCCGGGTGTTGATCACAAGACTACCGAACCACCAGCCCAAGCTCGGCGGCCGTACCAGAAGAGAATATATCTGTGACAGTGGAACCGCAAATGCGTAGAGGCCGATCGGATCTTTAAAAGTAGTTGTTTCCGGTAGCGGCGGTACTAGGTATCTCTGGCGCGGCGGGGAGTCGTCTTCTGAGAGATCGACCTTGACGTAGGTGTCGTAGGCATCGCCGAGGGCTGATTCAGGGACCCaggcgagaaggaaggaagaTAGATCTGGCCTTGAAGCGTTTGAATTAGAGGATGTAGTCTTTTGAGTGGAGGGTAGGGGCTTTTGCTGGACGAGCGCGATGAAGCCGGGGATGTTGTCTTTCGCCGACGGAGTGGGATGGACGTAAACCTAGCGAAGACTGGTCAGAAGCGGTCTGCATACAAATAATTGCGAGCAAGCGCACCTTGCTTTTTGAAAAAAGCAGCCTGACGCCCTTCTTGGGGGTCGAATGGGCAATGGTGTTGTattcgtcctcctcctcgtcgctgaCGTCGAAGAAGGACGCTGTCGGCGAAGGCGGCGAGGGAGGAGGCGTGAACTGAACGTTGGAGCTCGTCATCTCAAGATCTATACCTGAGGCaaccttgagcttcttcccTGAGCTCCCGAAGTCGGGACTATAATCTCGTCTTTCGCAAATGGTACGGCCGTTTATGGTCGGATTGGGGATCCAGAGAGGGTCACGTCACTCCGATAGATTAGATCAATGGCGGGGTCTAACGCGAACACCAACCATGTGATCTTCGCGATAAAGAAAGGCCACGAGCGACGAAGGGATACCCTCTATCAAAGAAAAACAGCGGGTGAGGTTTATGAGGAGAAGTCgggagatgaaagaaagtCCCTAAAGGAAGCCAGAAACCGGACTTGACCATGGTTGTCTTCGCCACAGCCAGGATTCCGGATccaggcagcagcaaaacatCGCTATATTGACCCTGGACTAGAACCGACATTCGATTCCATATTCATATCTGTGCTTACTGAGATGAGCGGTTGTTCGTCTGTGCATTGCGGTATCGTCCTGAAATCATAGTTGATGATCATGGATAATGGAAGCTATACATACTCCCATAGGGCTGAGCTGCCCAGCCGCGTCAAGCCCAGCCATGCCGCTCAGACACAGATGtgaatcaagaaaaaaacGGTGAAGGAGCAATGTCATGGTCTTACCCCAGCCAGACCATAGTTGTTAGGCCGCGGGATCTCATGCCCTCATCAGGAAACACTACGCCCGCCAATTACAGAAGACTCATAAGCCATCTGCAGATGCCGCTGATGGATCGGCACCAGAACGCCAGATGATGGTCTATAAATCACGGTGAATTATCGAGGAACTGAGCGTGGTTACGGAGCTCAGCAGATCATCAAGCAAAAGCACCATGCCTGAACTCGCGCGCACgcttccagcttcctggtaCTGCAGCCAGCCGCTTTATCAGCTTGAAAGGCGGGCGGTCTTCCTGAAGGTTGTCTAGAGCTCTATTCATGGGAACATGGCTGATGGTTTTAGTCGTGGTATCTCCTTGGCCCTTTGACAAGGTTCCAGAATGTCGGCGAAGTTGTGAGCTACGAAATTGCTCAGCAGCCAATTCAGGCGGTCCGAAAAACTGGGAAAGGGCAGATGCCAGCTTCTGAAGAGATTCGAATTACTTGTGCAGATACTGCATGTCTTTCCGGAGGCTGATATGGTGCTTTGATCATGTTGTCGCTGACTGAATATAGGAGAAGACTCTTCGATATCATGTCACGCCCACCGGCCTTGTCTTCACCACTGTGTCAGATCAAGCCCCGAGCTTCCACGAATATTTCCCAGAGCTAGAGCCGTTACTCCAGCGAGTCGATTTTACAAAGCTTCCCTACAAGCGGAGCATCAAATATGAGGGGCGTTTCAACTGGAAAACAATGCAAGGCCCCGTATCAACTGTCCGTTAAGCCAGTGCTAATCAAAGTCGACATACCAGGGTCGACGGCTACCAAGAGTGCTTGCACTGCCAATACACTCAcccctctttctccataTACTACCCGCCGACCTGGTACGAAGTGCACAACCACATCAACTTCTCG
It contains:
- a CDS encoding GTPase-activating protein GYP7 (transcript_id=CADANIAT00007398) gives rise to the protein MTSSNVQFTPPPSPPSPTASFFDVSDEEEDEYNTIAHSTPKKGVRLLFSKSKVYVHPTPSAKDNIPGFIALVQQKPLPSTQKTTSSNSNASRPDLSSFLLAWVPESALGDAYDTYVKVDLSEDDSPPRQRYLVPPLPETTTFKDPIGLYAFAVPLSQIYSLLVRPPSLGWWFGSLVINTRAGDSFPALFFHDSECQSTILQKKKRARETFDPFDEDGSVFWGGDEVLRWLRKYVDVQRSTVDHTVYLINPSEEDQLSFGKPQLTEAAGSQDKPSPRKNESAPHDAGMDPFMKAIKETRWRVLEQLSKITTFTRRTANEIAENPRIPPQVRRLLKTPEIQTLQEEFDSARIYLARWAMSISEQSERERNRRIWTARDTLEMENSAVGDFEILEAEMGNMALQERRKVVTLKEWQGFFDQQTGRLQVTVDEVKERIFHGGLDPNDGVRKEAWLFLLEVYPWDSDSEDRQALMNSRRDEYIRLKGAWWERMVEGDSTPKQQEWWKEQRNRIEKDVHRTDRTIPLFAGEDIPHPDPDSPFADVGTNVHLEQMKDMLLTYNEYNPDLGYVQGMSDLLAPIYAVMQDDAVAFWAFANFMNRMERNFLRDQSGMRAQLLTLDHLVQLMDPQLYLHLQSADSTNFFFFFRMLLVWYKREFEWVDVLRLWETLWTDYLTSNFHLFIALAILEKHRDVIMDHLKQFDEVLKYINELSNTMDLIPILTRAETLFHRFGRQIEAIDKKNNFPTPPGQPQAQRPTPAQPQSSKGKSPERQLAASTGVSSSTQAGPGSKPEAAKIIPQELRDLFRKDVFWNGNSQHSNSKP
- a CDS encoding GAS2 domain protein (transcript_id=CADANIAT00007397), translated to MASRASPPRPPFQAPPTLAPAKASDRLAVPEYHVVDPLLGNLSPESTLHALLSIDAVPNNEQVAQDILAKSISKASSAERALGIRAAVAAQKLGEWYKEVQSWPWPKRPHIGLGKGFVPPSGEDDTRYWGSLPSTVVEEREKRIEEIRDGMEELEVEELKEHVLNAHIPGRSRPSSANSTMSVPPPLSYVQLSDFTAVITATILRTLPLLSRLTSLLSTWHARLVVSRQIPGLLRDLRFAKSEVKAAFDLLKSSTPPTEKDYLYCITNYHAKRAALESIVLSAGRRMDRILDLLEGREDSLPENWIDDLEAVEAEFASWVMHAEKRTVENEWRRQSARPMETIVEEVGSPLPQLPQDPLSQQAGNIKAVAAVKPETRASPPSPSPYPSGSVDKCEVLEVPAIELGTARETVSENSASKAAAAADTASETMVESNLRRKTGCVEAVPETNAECDVRNSATPADSTHKTVAEDEVTSGPRNVAASANAVPEAVVENNTSPQASTESEKPLSQDVALPVSSWSPRAPEESRPLITAVPDNEIKNYTVLPQTAEYSGPIVTAAPDNETKNSTVVETITPGTHTSNPSTRCATPPADHLASLPNLFMPYGNSKAPSDRQQSEEPEQDEKGAKKPLDSPIKLSDKQKSRARRTSNTSDGSLSDYPSLVSSPEMPEPRTSSSIFETPPYRPSTSTRQKDDHDLHEDHLLHWESQKPCLRDAFAHGRTLSLPLQRFINDRIDVNYDNGSSNEDESRPKKSQSPAERRQKSKSASARAEPLNSATTARLKKQLTAHPSLESIGAYKSKTQPGTVRTLAGKTKSRSSSVSKKPVRPKDQMDEKINSILTSLPGNIHLVSADQDDDAVSVASSVPFRRERLSSNSPQDTPSRSFTPNPSLTLRPALARRRHSHAPEESSVKLYHLHRGGKSAPTKLFVRTVGDGERVMVRVGGGWADLAEYLREYAIHHGYRHVSETPRVEVEGLSLRDSPSYSPPSSRVPSGSARPMPARPRSVLSSRPSSSLAVRKTRRSSNVSDFGDVRTASGGDGLNVSFSALTDRRLSVSSNVSASAMSSISELRHGSPSAPAIPLGLAGPKPRAKHATISPESEAWVEDVLGQARRSTSLRPFKYTLPSPENKVDGRTPMLPKSRSISDIGKAGSSKRVVLRGLR